The Clostridium sp. DL-VIII DNA window CAAAGAAACCATTCCCTGATTCTTTTTTATAATTGCTTTTATCATACTTACTCTTTTTTAATGCAATTGCAATTACAATCACTAAAATTATAATAATGTATAACCCTACCATATAAATTCTCTCCCTTTACCTTTAACTCATCAATTAAATTATATATTTTATACATAGTAACTATATTTTAACATAAATAGTTAATACTTATAAAGATTTACAAAACAAAAAGCAGTTAAGTTTTCATAACTGCTGACTAATATTACATATATTTACCATAGTCGATCAATACATAAAAGATGAGTATTGAAATGATACTTTAAAGAAAATTCTCTAAAACTCCAAACCCCTGATTTACCGCCACTCCATAAACCGGCCCAATCTCCTGTTTCAACCTTTTAACAAATTCATCTTCCCTGTTTTCCGTTTTAAATTTCTTAAGATTATCAACCTTAAGTACTTGTCCATATTCATCAATCTGATTTTTCTTGTCTTCATCAACTACGAAACAAAATGCTTCATACTGCATTTCACAAAACTTATCAATATATCTATCATAATGAAGCAGATTATCACTTTTCTTACTATTAATATTCTTAAAAGTAGGCACCAAATTCCATATTTGATCATGAAGCACAAAACTCCAAGGAATAAAGTGATCTATACTTAAAACTCCGTATTCCTTATAATTCTCTTCCGTGAATGCTAAGCCCGTATATAAATCTTTTATGTGTTTTCTTTCTATGACATTTTCCCATATTTTTGTTTGTGGTCTTATGCTATTTCTATTTTGTGGAGGTGCTAGTTTCATTGCTATTCCAGGAACATTTGGATTTCGCTTTTGTAGAAAGCATGCAAGTTCATAGTATGCCCAGCCTTCAATAATTTTTCTGTTATATTTTAAATAATTACACCAGTTATCTCTTATTCTAATGCAATTATCATTTTTCTCATTTTGATATATTTCATAAACACACTCATTATCCTGTCTTGATAATTCTTCAATCTGCTTTTCAACTTTTCTGCCCTTGAGCTTCCCTTTAAAAAAAGGTGCTAAAAATCTGTACGGAACATTATAAGTTAAATCCTTTAGCATTTTATTTAATTTTTTATCTTCCGACTCATATATAAATTCAAAAAGCTTATCTTCAGTATAGTTACTTCCAACATTATAAGTATCAGAAATATAATCAACTACGCTTGCTAAATTATCACATAATCCAAAACTAAGTTTAAATTTTAAAATAGGATACCAAGATTTAACCACCATCCTGCTTATTAATGTTCTAAACTCAATTTCTTTCTCATCAGAAGCTACTTCCTTTAGTATAGCTAATAACCAATACATTTTGTAACTAGCAGATTTGTCATTTAATACTCCTGCAAAAGCGGAATAATTCACTTCATTACTATATGGTACCTGACATATTTCCTTTGGTAATATTATTGTTTCTTGTGGAATAAATATTTTATCCATTCAACCTCACCCATTTTAATACAATCTCCCTACATTTTAACACAAAAATAAGAGTTTACTCTACATAAACTCTCATTTTAATCCAATTATTTACTTCACAACTTTAAGTATAATTCCTTCCTTAAATCCTCCACGTTCCTTTCTCTTTTTATCCCTAGCCTCCAAAAGTTCCTCTTCACTATAACCTAAGCTTTCCGCTAGTCCAAATAAAACCTCCATTACATCAGCCAATTCCTCTAAATTTTTATCCTCTAAAAATTCATTAACTTCTTCTTGCAATTTAGTTTCCAAAAGCTTGTACTTTTCATCTCCAGCTACGATTGCAGTATCACATTCTCGTCCATCAGCTTTTATTATTTTAGGAATCTTATCTCTTACTAATTTATTATATGTTTTCATTTGTTCTCACTCTTTTCATCATTAATAATATTAATATCTTTCTTTTCTGTTAATTCTTTTATTTGAGCTAGCAAATATTTATTTTCCTTTTTTAGTTTTATATATTTCCAAATAAAAAATATAATTACCAATGGAATAACCCACCAAAAAGAAATAATATTAATTGAATTATCTTTTGTATTTTTCCATTCGAATTTAACATTTGCTTCTTTAAGTTTTGATATCAAATTTCTATCATTTATATTTGCTGTAAACAAAGTTTTCCCTTTATATTCCTCATTATTTTCACTTGGAGTTATTATTAAATTTTCATTTTCAATTACAACTTTAGATACTTGCTTTTTCTCTAGTAAATTTATGAACTCATTATATGTAATCTCTTTAGTCGCTAAAGTATCTTTAGCATAATTAAATGCAATGAAAAATACACATACCAAAATTAATATTGCTAATATATATAGTATTTTAACTATTTTTTTAATCTTCTCTCCCATATTAATACTCCCAA harbors:
- a CDS encoding HNH endonuclease domain-containing protein translates to MDKIFIPQETIILPKEICQVPYSNEVNYSAFAGVLNDKSASYKMYWLLAILKEVASDEKEIEFRTLISRMVVKSWYPILKFKLSFGLCDNLASVVDYISDTYNVGSNYTEDKLFEFIYESEDKKLNKMLKDLTYNVPYRFLAPFFKGKLKGRKVEKQIEELSRQDNECVYEIYQNEKNDNCIRIRDNWCNYLKYNRKIIEGWAYYELACFLQKRNPNVPGIAMKLAPPQNRNSIRPQTKIWENVIERKHIKDLYTGLAFTEENYKEYGVLSIDHFIPWSFVLHDQIWNLVPTFKNINSKKSDNLLHYDRYIDKFCEMQYEAFCFVVDEDKKNQIDEYGQVLKVDNLKKFKTENREDEFVKRLKQEIGPVYGVAVNQGFGVLENFL
- a CDS encoding nucleoside triphosphate pyrophosphohydrolase → MKTYNKLVRDKIPKIIKADGRECDTAIVAGDEKYKLLETKLQEEVNEFLEDKNLEELADVMEVLFGLAESLGYSEEELLEARDKKRKERGGFKEGIILKVVK
- a CDS encoding ATP-dependent metallopeptidase FtsH/Yme1/Tma family protein, yielding MGEKIKKIVKILYILAILILVCVFFIAFNYAKDTLATKEITYNEFINLLEKKQVSKVVIENENLIITPSENNEEYKGKTLFTANINDRNLISKLKEANVKFEWKNTKDNSINIISFWWVIPLVIIFFIWKYIKLKKENKYLLAQIKELTEKKDINIINDEKSENK